The DNA region TTTTATCAGtttattagaaaataaattatcaCTACTATAGTTCTAAATGAAGAAAACGTTTaaaatcaagtttaaaaaatcttgagtaaaatgttgtaaaaaaaaaaaggaatacatataaaattcttcttccactaattgtattttttcccgcaaattatcgtacataaatgaaaatttaaatctttattttaacTTGCAAAATAATTCAGTAAATTAACCTAGCTATATAAATTCCAAGAAAGGTAACATAGTTTTTAATTTCCCCCGGCATCGAATATTGCATCGAGTTTTATCTTATTTAATTAATAGCTGCAGATTAGTTGAACACCATAATATTTTGTGGACAAATCAGGTACATGGACTTCTCTCTCGTCAGTGAGATTTCGAAACCTGCGCCTGTCCGTGGTAGCGTTAACAAACACTTGCTTTTCAGCGACtacatatatttctataatCTCGAGACAACAGATGCATtcgcggatccagaatttttttttttcggaaatGGTGGGGTCCGAGcgataatttataattttgtttgcggGTGGAGGCCTATTTTTGGTAAATCTAAAGTGCGGATTTTGTCCCCTCCCTTTTAGATCAGCGCATGAGATCATTACAGCGATTTATTTGAATGacgaaaaaattcaaattagtGTCTTTgtcaaatgtatatatatattaattaggTTGGAGATAAAAAAAGATCATGTTCACAGCACAGAGGCATATAAATGTGTGGGTGGGGGGGTCATGACACTGGcgataaaattgataaaattaaagtaGTAGTggtatgatttttttgtatacatgaaCATATTTCTGACACCCTACTTTTGACACGCTATGAGCCATTCACTTAATTGCACATTAAGCTAGGCTGTTCAGTCAAAATGCGGACTTTTTTGCGCCATAATTGGTTCGGTCCTAATTCTGTTTTTGCTAAATAATCATTAAACTTCTGATAGATGTAGTGTAccattcaaaaatatatataaggaTCTATAAAATTGGGCGGGGGGGGggtgaataatttttttttaatttaaattgaaatcaaaatcatgttcaacaaaatgtgttttaaaaaatataataataatttctgATTTCACAAAGCGTtgtatttgcatgtattcccaacccaaaataaatgaatttaatttggaTTTAATTCATTGAATAAGAAAAAAGTCTTGCTAtggtaaataaacaaaatgaattcaaaCCTTATATAGACAGACCCCAATAAAAGAAAGAGTGAGCAAGCTTATATAACCCAGGTCCCCATTACACGACAATGCTACTCATAATGAATGACCAGAcatgcataaaataaacaatttgatAAAGGGCATAAGTCACGAACAACACTCAGCTCCCTGAAAAGCACTACCTACATTTGTTCCTTTGTatttaacaacaaaattctGCTTTCAAAAGGGCGGAATTTCCtgggaaaataataaaatctgaCTAACCCcgcttttattatttgatgtttgaaaaagaaaatggggGAATAAAATGGCGCatatgcccattcggtttagtcgtgaaatacaattttgaattcattttttcccaattaaatcttttcaaataaattataatacgAGTTTGccaaagcacaatttctaactattcagtttttaatgtatttaacaaaaaataagaaaaaaatattgcctgaAATTTTGTTGGTATTGAACCCATcgcataaaaaccctagatatataaggttagcttatgttAGGAACTctgaccactgagccatttcagacacaacaaggTAGGCTCTTTAAATACTATGTGCCACTTTGGttacgaatttacggacttgtattattttttcaaaatgttcaattgttggggtacaaaataatatttttaatgtatagtgggtcatatCTCCAcgttttttgttgattgaaatcagtttgttttccattagaccttaaATATGGAGtccagacccactctataaaagaaaatgccttaaagttctaaaaaatgacactatttgcaggttttgatacgtatacgcctgtttgagtcaacatattccaagtattgaacatatttataggtttaaaatcaatcaaatgttgaatttatattgttttaatgattttttttttaaatataagatttattgatattttgatttttcagtttcttgtccgaccgtgtatggacattttacacgccttatccacctaTCTTCTTTGAAGGATTGGGGGAAGGGTCAAGAGTCGAAGGAATCTTAGCTCCAGGGGCCAAAAAATGTAATCTTCTACTTATAAGAGACATGCAGAGCTGTAATGCACACACAATGTATACAGCTTATTTCTACAAGTACACAAAGCACAGGATATTAAAGTTGATTTGATTTCCTAAAATAGAACACATTTATAATTCAGTATTACTAAGTGACAATTAACCATGTAGTTTTCAAGATGAAGTTAAAATTGCTAATAGATGACACACAAAAATTTCCAAAGGtaatataatacatgttcaATATCTAAATATATCACCCCACccctttttttcaataaaaagcCTCAACTTCTGCCTCATGGCCTTGTCAGCGAACTTCACAATTTAACATCAGAACATTATGAACATAATAACAATGCATAATTTAATCTACAACAACTGTGATAgtaatgaagaaaatatcattaaatcataATAAGATTGTGTGACCATATAGGCCCCATCCTAGGGCCTGAACTCCTGACCCAAGGACCATGAATGTCACAATTTAAGTAGAGGACTTCATAGCATTCATTTAGGTTTTCCTCAAATTTATATGGAAGAGGAGGACTATAAATTTCTGAATTtcagtagagggcttcatggacatcataactctgcatttagttttttcccCGACATGTATAAAAGTAAAGAaggagatttttgaaaatttggccttttttttttaatattgccTCCTTGTAAGAGGCACAAGGTGTAATGCcaaaaatttcacaatttagattctcctaaccatagagatgcttcacatcaaaaaatggtaacaattggccttatagttttcaaGATGAAGTTAAAATGTAACATTTGATACACGACAAAgtacgaagaccaattgcaataggtcacccgAGTGACTCAGGTGGCCTTAAAAAAGACAAGATTTCAGTTTTACAGTTAACTATTTATCTTCAACAACATGTGGTCTCAGTATTGGTCCCTGTAACAGTCTAATAAATATCAACATCGTTGTCTACAAGGTGTAACAAATTCATGCATCTTTCAAAAACACTAAAAATActacaatcatttaaaaaaaatccataaaaagtCATTTATAAATCTTTGTGAAAGTTGAGGTAAAAAAAGTGCACAGGTTTCACAAACTTaacaacaaaatcaacaaaCACACCTAAAACAATTCCAGAtctcaattatatatatatatgtcatatcTGAGACTTGATTGAATATCTACTTAATGCCCCATCACAATGTGTACATGTCTCATCTTACCACAGTAGTTTGTAGTGTAGGGAAGCACTAACTTACACGTCCCTGCTGTAACATTAGGAGTTTTATAAACTGGAGGTCAATTTTTCTctgaatttcatattttatgaaaCCCTGATactcaaaaaatgtttacacaGTAGTCTTCCAAAATTTGTAACCTGTTCTGAATTTGTTGAACTTCACTGAAGGCATACATGTCAGATAATGTTTAGGTAGTCAGAATTATTATGGTGCTTGTGATGCTTTGTGACTATTCTACTGTTTAGGTAGTCAGAATTATTAAGATGCTTGTGACGCTTTGTGACTATTCTACTGTGATTCTAGTCTACATCTCTTTAAATCCTACTTAATTCAACTACTGGTTTAATCGCCTATCCTACATCAATATACTATAGTTGTCATCTTAGAAGTAAATGTCACAGATAACTGTTGTTTTAGAAGTAACTGTTTTGTTTAAAGAACAGTTATAATCAACAGCGGAAAGTGTAGTAAccattaaattatataattttgtgtACTTAGGTAAAATGATACCAGCgtattgatttacatgtacttgttaaagttatcaaaaaattctacatgaaaaatttaaaagtctaggctaaaaagaaataatgtaaaaatataaattcctAAAAACAATACAGCATTATAAACATGATGTCAAACTTGGTAAAAAGTGACTGAATTGTAAAGGATTCATAGGCTGAAGTAAAACATacttcatttatataaaaatgtttgtttcttTAATAAAGCCCTGTAGAGGACAATAAAACAGCATGTTCATCAACCCACTGGATAAAGTCTGGGGACCGATGCTTGACCACCCTCATCAGAGTGACACAGTCTGACTCAGCGCTGTGAAGGTCGTCTGGCTCCCGTCCAAATGTTCTCCCGTACACCTCTCCGAGTTTATAAGAAATTCTGTTTGAGTAGAGCGACAATGGAGGAGCACTTGGTCTGAGTCCAGCAGATGCTATGTCAGCCATCTGCCTAAAGAGTGAGCGACACGCCATTCCATTAGGGACCACTTCCTTCTGTGACTGACAGTATGAATTCTTATTAAGGTCCTTTACTGGTGTGCCCAGCTGAAAGGCCGCCGTGGAGCGGACAAGTCCCGTCATGGGGGTGAGGCATTTTTCTGAGGGTGGAGACTGTCCTCTCTGGAGAGGGCTTGCTTGTAAGGAAACACATTCATCATTCCGAGATTTTCCCAAGAGATCTCTTACTGGACTGACCATATTAGCAGAGTTCATGTTTTGACCACTAGTGGAAGGGGTTTCTGGGGTACACAAACCCTCACAATTAGATAAAACATTCACAGTCTGTTCTTTAGGAGTAAAACATCCCAGAACTGTAGCGGTACTTTGAGGAGTGACACAGAGTGTCTTTGTTTCTGAACCTCTTGTCGAGTTTGATGCTGAGTGCTCCAGGTGTTCTACTGCCTGTAGGAAGTCTACATCTGGCAGACTGCCCTGTGAGTTGGGAATGGTACCATCTGACTTACCAGTGTTTTCTTGACACTGGTTCTTATTTTCTTCACTGGCTGACATCTCAACATCTTCATCTTCTTTCTCATCATCATTATGCTCATCATCTTCATTctcatcatcatcttcatcaaaAGTCAGTCGCTTTTTGACAGACTCTACATCACAAGTGTTTCTCTTGCTCACTACATCAGCTGACATCTTCATACTTGATCCCATTGGTTTGTGACCGGTCAGGTCCAATGGGTCTCCATTCTCTACCTCATCTTTTTTTCCAGCTGAATCAAAGAGTCTTTTTCGAACAGATTTTGCCTGAACTGGAGGTCGATCAAAGTCTGCGTCACACTTTCTTTTTATCTGTCTCACTCGTGACTTGATATCAAAAACGTCTTTTGGAATCTCTGGAATATTCTGCCCAGAAGGAGTTGAAGTTGCTGTATTGCTAGAATTTCTTGCTGTAATTGAAGATTCATCAGTAGCCACTGAATCAAGGGCTCGAAGCGCCTCTAGAGAATCTACACAATAAATATTCCCTGGcaatgattttgaaattctgTTCATTTCTGAATTCAATACTTTGAAGTCATAATTATTTCCATTGTGAGCTAACATGCATATTGGTTGTGGGAGTCTGGATAGGAACAACGATATTGAGGTAACGGTGTCCTCATCAAACATTGGCTGTGACTCCAGTGCATCATTAAACAAaccttaaatataaaaagaagGAACATTATACCACTACATTTACgtacataaataaatttaacttGCATATTTTTGAGTAGTAccattaaaatacattaaaatttctATAATGACAAGTTTCTGTAAACTAACTTTAATTCAAGACGCCATTATTTTGCAGTATTCTGAAAATGAACTGATTCACTATTTTTCACGAGAGACCCAATGTTGTTATTTAACTAAATGACAAGCTGGTTTCCAGCAAGAATATTTGTAAGATGAGGCtcatatgaattaaaagttAGTGTACTATAATACAGTCCCTGAAACACGCTACTTTTCCACTAGGTGAGTGAATGCCGTGAGCATACCCTGAGCGAACAGTGAGCGCACTCTGAGCAAATGGTGAGTGCATGCTAAACAGAATTTGGTGAGCGCTAATGAACGGTAAGCAAATGAGAGTGCAAACACGAGGGCAAAGTGAAAAGTATATGCACGGTAAACGATATGTGAACACAAAATGAACAATTTACACAGAGGACTTTGAGAGTTATTCTTACATTGTGTTTCGTCAGTAAATcaggaaaaaataacaaataaactacatagaaccattttaacaagagcttggactttgggtagttgtgtcaaacagcaatgtgacgtaggcctgtctattttattgctggccactcggccactgctctttgaaatcaacaagatttgtctggcttttgaggcAAGACTACGCAAAtagtgcatatttcacttgaaaccgcgtcatttttaacttcttttgaAGCAAGAATTAGACAGCTAcatccaaccgaaagtccaaggtcttgttataatggttctatatgtattgttatcagcctaaatataatattatctgaCTGAAAGATATGAACTTACGGTGAGTACAAGGTAAACGCTTTATGATCACATGGTGAGCGTTTCGTGAACTGTGAGCGCAAACGGAGCACAGAGCGCAAGTGAATACATGATGAACCATTATGAGCGCACAATAAGCGCACGGAAAAATGTGAAAGTAGACGTTTTAATGACTTTAAGTGACAACATcacttgttaaatttaaagcAAATGTAATTCtattataaatacaaacaaagcaccgataaaataaaaatatctagaTTAAATAAAGGTAGGTCTTAATTTTACTCTATGTAGCTGATCAAGTAAAGTAATTATACCTGTGATTTTGCTTGCCCCTGGTTCTATCAGTTTGCCCGGGTTGACACACAGTACCAGCTTATTACAGACCCTGGGTCGGCCCCCGGGGGTCAGTAGTTCCTCCCTCTGGACCGAGAGAAGACACAGCTCCGTCACTCTTGGTCTGCTCAGCCCCGTACATTCCAAATCCAGGATCACCAGGCTGGCTATCTTCTCCCTCGGGACGGCCATTTCTAGCTCTCTAAAACATACAGCTAGTCTATATCATTCACCTTGCTCCGTGACATTTCCCGTGGATTAAGTTAATGTAAGCTTTAACAAGATTTGTCGAGCATGTCCAGACATATCGACAAGTTAAATGTCCAAACACGATCTGCGAGCGCGCTGCATTACAAAAGTGATTCAGTGGTCATTTACTATAACTTACCGATTTCTTACTTACATCACATATTACTCTTCAGTTCTAGTCAACCATCGGACATAAATCTAACAGCAATTTAAGTGTGTATTCCCCTTGTGATCCCGTTGACATGTTTCACGAAAATCGTGGTACGTCAAATTACCCAAATGAGCCCTTAGAGACATATACGGGGGCACTAGCTGTCGGATATCCAATTTGATACTGTGTACCCCCTTTCCCCCAACTCCCTTCAAGCCTATATGTGCACACATAATTTCTGGCATACAATATTTTCCGGTATTAATCAAGTTAATATCCACTAATTATTATGAAACATGTCGTAAAATTTATGTTTTGGTTACAACAATTTTCTATATAATATTAGCAAGGACGCATACGAAGacatcaatttaaatatacagagTTATACAGCAACATTCCGAAACCATTTTATAGTGATTTTGTAATTATCTTTGTTAAATAAAGATTTAATAAGGACCAGGTTAtggtaaaatttatatttagataaaCAAGGACgtatatatacgtccctgattgTAATGATACATTTTAATCGAGCATTTTTTTCTAACACATTATAAACTGTCAAgacaaactgtaaaaaaaaaaaaatatgtatatagtaATGATTGGGATTAAAATAGACTGTCGCAATTAAGAAGGTTAACTGGATACCTATCTTAAGATCCAGAAAAGTTCATAATTtgaaaggtatttacatgtacattgcgaAAATTATATACTTTGCCTACCAATTGAACAGAGGAAAGTAATAAAGactacaggcacgtagcatcatttttgaaagtgtgggCGGGGGTCCAGACGAAAGGACATCCCCACTGGCGGATAAAGAGGGGGCGGGGCCTCCTTTTGTgatcaaaaatttcaaagaatataTAAGACCCGTAGAAAAAAGAATGTCAAATCAGTTTAATGTTGTCATTTATCGTTCTTACAATAAGTCAAGTCTAACAAGAATAGCTCATAAAAGTGTCTAAAAACACCTTAAAACCAGGGCGCCCGCCCCCTTTCAACAATTCCTGGATCCGccactgcccccccccccccccacaattcTAATCACAACCCGTGGGGTGGGAGTCGGAATGCCTCAAACccctgtttttattttaagattctATCAATTTTGAATATACTTATTTTTTAGATGGGGGTGGGGACAACTCCCCAAAAGTCCAATTttctttatgtaaatttaataaaaaaatgttggttGTGAGAAAAATTGGGATGGGCGGGGTAACTCCCCTGAACTTTTTTTTCAGGCATACCTATAGAGATCTATTATATGCATGTGCTGATCTAGAGGGGGTTCGGACTTCTTCCCTGcttgaaaaatatcaatttcataaaattcaCATGGTAAAACTGAAAATAATTAAGCGACAgaacacaccccccccccccccctggaaaacactctgtcggaccccccccccccccccccccgcgaaAAAGTTTAAATCTTCATCTGCGCATGTACGTGTCATCTCGATCGAAACGAACTGGTTtgttcttttttctttgatataaaaattacataaatgaCCATCTATTTAGCTGAGTTTATTTCCTCAAGGGACATTTGGTTTAGAATATCTACTTGTATCAGTCTAATAAATCATAGAAAACCAGTTCAAATAAAATAACTTAGTAGTACGCGCGGAACAGAACCAAACCTAAAAACCAAAACTTTCTCTTGCCGTCACAGTTGATTTATTCATACATACTTCTCTGATtcaacattttgttttcaattaaagcaatatgagttGAAGTTTTCAGAATATTGGGATAATTCTGCAGGTAACTTTAATGTTTCatacattatatatgtaaatgcGCATTACatacgtatatatatattttttttttgaaatagatAAAACAGGGTAATGTTTGTACTTGAGTCAATGACGTCACTGGTGATTTCAGTCAGaattcttcaaatattttttctacaaaaaggtgaataaagaaagatataaattcatttattaatttatttagattttatttttttatcattttagttttaaattagAAAGTTACAAAAAGAACTTCCAGTGTCAAGAATATGAATCTAAAGCGTTCATTGCATTAAAGAAAGGTCCAGCGATTGCTAATAACCACACAAATCTCTCAGGGACAATAAATTTGACCTCCACAGACCCTGTTGGTGCAGGAGGGATTGTTTAGGTGACTAGTCCATCTCGATTAGCGGCAGCGTTTGAAGCTAAGGGCAGACAATTCAGTATTGTTACTAGACAACTCGTACGTTAAAAGGatgcatgaaaaaaatcacgccggattaaaaaaaaaaattaataaattaaacatgtactattataataaattatttcaattatataattcaatttgctttatcattaaaataaatttgggAAAAATTAggattacttttttttcattggtATAAACGACCTGTCCTGATTTGTTACAATTCAAAATGGCTTCCAGCGAGACGACTGACGAATCCCTCTATCCCATCGCTGTTTTGATAGACGAGCTAAGAAATGAAGATGTTCAGGTATTTTATGATTATTCAAACTCTTTTCAGATTGAAGATGCATTTTTAAGAACGcggaacaagaatatatttgaacactcattttattttaagttggatttgaaattggtttgtttaaTTTAGAATAGGCCTTTCCTGCCCCTTCCCCTTTTAATAGAATGAAACATAACCAtttcatttcttcttttttgttaTACGTACCCATGACTTATTCTGAAACTAAGTTTTCTATCgactgtttttatttatattaaaaaatatacttgtGTTTTCCTtgatgttaaaaatagaattgattgaCAAAGCCTTTGCTTGAGCCTTTAGGTTAACCCTTACTTGTGAAAATTGTACTTCGTACCTTACAGAGTATGAGAAAAGGTTTTAATACACATAAGAAAttagaatttgatttaaaaaaaaacccagaatcaCCAGTGATAGCTTAGAGATGTTTCTCATAAggtagaaagaataatcttacagTGACCAGGCTATGCTCAGGTCAGAATTCGTCATATATACTTACAATGTAGCAGCCGCAAAGCGGATCAGCTTCGTATTGATTTTAAgcttgttaaaaataatctgcaggggaaaacattttttatacattgcaaacctttttgaacatgcatatgtagtttagtccacaaaatattcatttaatgagtcataccagggacgtatatactaagtaTAGTTAGTATATACATCCCTGGTCATACcaaggcattttgttaaaatacatgttttaaatttacctGCCATTTAGTTGGAAATTGCACTCAGAATGTCTCGGATTTGATCATAACATGGCGAACATTAACAGCCAATTTTCAAACATGATGTTAAAATGGCAGGGATAGCGttgcaaaaccaattttttcgTTTTTTAACCGAACTGAAATCCGGAATTCCCAATTGGTGCACTGAATCGAAAGAGATGAATTGCAGTGCATCAAACTTTTTGGTGCACAGTACAGCCCTAATGTAGCATTTATTGTAGCTATGAAAGTGTAGTATGCCTGGCACATCTCACGAgagtaaataaaattttcatgttCTCTTATGGGAATTCACCAGGATACTAACCTTATGCAACGCGTCTGTTCACTTCTGAAGTCAGAACTACTCTGATCTTGTGTGTTGGTGATGCAGCGTTTATATACCCTTTTAACGCGGAAGTCTGAGAAAATATCCCCTTTTCAGAAGCAGGAAATTCAAATAACCAAATCTAGTTACTTTACAAATCCAATGTAGAAAATATTGGTCTGAGAGTAAGATGAAAACTCATTTTGTTATCAGCTTCATTCTAATTACAGTTTTAGATATAATATGTTTTTTGGcttcaaaattcttttattttattgtgtGTCATCTCACCAAATGATCATGAAGCATATTAACTGTTGGATGTCATGATTTCTAATCTATGTTACTAAACTTGTTACTCTTTACAAAGTTTCACGCAGAaatgtcaatacatgtattaaaggtTTTTCTCAAATCATGGAGGGTTGTTTAGATTGGTAATATtgatctttttcttttcttacatGTAATGCCTAAAAATGATGTACAACTTTTACTTCTGCAGCTCCGTCTCAACAGTATCAAGAAGCTGTCGACAATAGCACTGGCCCTTGGAGTGGAGAGAACAAGGAGTGAGCTGATTCCGTTTCTGACAGGTATCTGCTCGGGAGTGTGAAGCTTAAAATAGCTAATTATTACAACTTTGGCAAGAACCAAATACTGAGGAGACCTTTTGTAACTTATAATCTGTTCTTACAGATACCACATACCTTATTTAAATAACCAATGTAGCCATAACTACAACATTGCAATGATTTAGTTATAGtgaatatttaactttaaaaaattgtcacaCAACAGGGCTCAACATTAATGCTTGTCCGCTTGTCTGGTACTAGTTCAAAAAATATATGGACAAGTGAATGTTGCTGGCCACTTGTCCgactggacaagtgcatttttatgtaaagaagtctccaacatttaaataagaaaagaaaGTTTAGTGATAAGTTTTTCCGTAGTCTTGTTataagtttatcgattagttattttgaatttcgatcccAACATCAAATTGCAATGCATATTGAGTTACTCTTGATCGGGATTGAAGTTCTCTAATTTCAAACTGAAATGTAAAGatgtggatcttagttcttacaaagtaccaaacacacatgtttagaaaaaagaaaggaaCAAAAGGAAGCAAAGATaaaggattatggaaagaaatgtaatttatttcaggtttcattcatcattgatagactatgatgactttccatgttcagtttaaaaaacagatgagaaatcaatataacagttacatgtatttttaaacctgGTGCTAAATCTAAaatgtcttgtaatttgccatgacaaagctacagctgacaaattatgtttaatgttttatggaaaaaatacatttagGAAAGATACCTTAAGTTTCCAGTTAAAaagtcaggttattaattataactagaataatcaataaatgacttttttttgtaatacagaactgtagttttcaagttgacaatatttaatctttaatattgaaaattttttggaCAAGTGAAGTTTAAGTTCGGACAAGTAAATGTCTTGGTCACTTGTCcgaatggacaagtaggaaaaaaattaatgtagagccctgcactaaaaattcttttctttgaTTGGATTTAGCTGGCTCTCAAAATCTTCAACTTCAATAGTTGAGATCTGAAGTTAAAGTGAACAATTAGATATTAAGTTtccaaattgataaaatattttgtcattcatgaatttttaaaacacactCATTGAAACCTCTTATTCtaaattcattcaattattCTGCCAATTCTCAAACCTTAGATTTCTTGATATACCTTAATGATATTAGGGATTTACCTGATAGTTCAAGCTTTAGATTCCATGTTGTAAATGAAGGctaacaataatttttattcTCCATTTGCAGACACAATTTATGATGAAGATGAGGTTCTGTTGGCCCTGGCTGAGCAGTTGGGTAACTTCACTCCTCTGGTCGGGGGACCGGAGTACGTCCATTGTCTGCTGGTCAGTATCTCTGCCACCACGGCTAGCTCTTGTTTTTACTAGGTACTGTTAAGGCCTCTAGTAAGAAGCAGATTGTTGTAAAAGAGGACCTTGAATCATAAGACAACCGAAGAAATTTAATGCAAAgatcctgtcagtttctattgTTGTTTATATGTATGTGCCTGCTGTGTTTTAGCCCCCACTGGAGATCCTTGGTCTTTCTTGTCAGATTCCATTGTTGTTTATAAATTTGTGATTGGTTGCTGTGTTGTAGCCCCCACTAGAGAGCCTCGCTACAGTAGAGGAGACGGTGGTCAGGGATAAAGCGGTGGAGTCCCTCAGAAACATCGCCACCCAGCACTCACCCGCCGACCTGGAGAACCACTTTGTACCGCTTGTCAAGCGACTGTCAGCAGGTCAGATATCTGTTCATCCAACACAGTCACCGACTGTATACTCTATAAATACTGCTATTGTCAAAtgagaa from Crassostrea angulata isolate pt1a10 chromosome 7, ASM2561291v2, whole genome shotgun sequence includes:
- the LOC128156077 gene encoding uncharacterized protein LOC128156077, yielding MAVPREKIASLVILDLECTGLSRPRVTELCLLSVQREELLTPGGRPRVCNKLVLCVNPGKLIEPGASKITGLFNDALESQPMFDEDTVTSISLFLSRLPQPICMLAHNGNNYDFKVLNSEMNRISKSLPGNIYCVDSLEALRALDSVATDESSITARNSSNTATSTPSGQNIPEIPKDVFDIKSRVRQIKRKCDADFDRPPVQAKSVRKRLFDSAGKKDEVENGDPLDLTGHKPMGSSMKMSADVVSKRNTCDVESVKKRLTFDEDDDENEDDEHNDDEKEDEDVEMSASEENKNQCQENTGKSDGTIPNSQGSLPDVDFLQAVEHLEHSASNSTRGSETKTLCVTPQSTATVLGCFTPKEQTVNVLSNCEGLCTPETPSTSGQNMNSANMVSPVRDLLGKSRNDECVSLQASPLQRGQSPPSEKCLTPMTGLVRSTAAFQLGTPVKDLNKNSYCQSQKEVVPNGMACRSLFRQMADIASAGLRPSAPPLSLYSNRISYKLGEVYGRTFGREPDDLHSAESDCVTLMRVVKHRSPDFIQWVDEHAVLLSSTGLY